The following proteins are co-located in the Candidatus Competibacteraceae bacterium genome:
- a CDS encoding mannose-1-phosphate guanylyltransferase/mannose-6-phosphate isomerase produces MIVPVILSGGSGTRLWPLSREAYPKQFLPLVDQNTMLQNTALRLAGLADVAAPLVVCNQEHRFMVAEQMRAAGVQPAAVVLEPVGRNTAPAVTVAALHAQAAGNDPILLVLPSDHVIADVAGFQAAVRRVVPHAEAGRLITFGIVPSAPESGYGYIKAGAPLDDSGICAVDRFVEKPDPATARSYLDSGHYYWNSGMFLFRASTFLAELERFAPAMLAACQQALATEQADRDFLWLGPEAFAACPKDSIDYAVMEKTAHAVVMPLAVGWNDVGSWTALWEVGQHDADGNIERGDVINIDTRDSYIDAASRLVATVGVEHLVVVETADAVLVASKDRVQEVKAIVDRLKASHRPEGSMHRKVYRPWGCYDSIDLDARFQVKRIMVRPGACISAQMHHHRAEHWVVVSGTARVHRGDEEFLLTENQSTYIPVGVQHRLTNPGKIPLEIIEVQSGSYLGEDDIVRFEDVYGRGNG; encoded by the coding sequence ATGATCGTCCCCGTCATTCTGTCCGGCGGCAGCGGTACCCGGTTGTGGCCGCTGTCGCGCGAAGCCTATCCCAAGCAGTTCCTGCCGCTGGTGGATCAGAACACCATGTTGCAAAACACCGCGTTGCGGCTGGCCGGTTTGGCCGATGTCGCCGCGCCACTGGTGGTCTGCAACCAGGAACACCGCTTCATGGTCGCGGAGCAGATGCGGGCCGCCGGCGTGCAGCCGGCGGCGGTGGTGCTGGAACCAGTCGGCCGCAACACCGCGCCGGCGGTCACGGTCGCGGCCCTGCACGCCCAAGCCGCCGGCAACGACCCGATCCTGCTGGTGCTCCCCTCCGATCATGTCATCGCCGATGTTGCCGGTTTCCAAGCCGCCGTGCGGCGGGTCGTCCCTCACGCCGAAGCCGGCCGGCTGATCACCTTCGGCATTGTCCCCAGCGCGCCGGAATCCGGCTATGGCTACATCAAGGCCGGCGCGCCGCTGGACGACTCCGGCATTTGCGCGGTGGATCGCTTCGTCGAGAAACCCGATCCCGCCACCGCCCGGAGCTACCTGGATTCCGGCCATTACTACTGGAACAGCGGCATGTTCCTGTTCCGGGCCTCGACCTTTTTGGCCGAACTGGAACGCTTCGCTCCGGCGATGCTGGCCGCCTGCCAGCAGGCGCTGGCGACCGAGCAGGCCGACCGGGACTTCCTGTGGCTGGGGCCGGAAGCCTTCGCCGCCTGTCCCAAGGATTCGATCGACTACGCGGTGATGGAAAAGACCGCGCACGCGGTGGTGATGCCGCTGGCGGTGGGTTGGAACGACGTCGGCTCCTGGACGGCACTGTGGGAGGTCGGCCAGCACGACGCCGACGGCAACATCGAGCGCGGCGACGTCATTAACATCGACACCCGCGATTCCTACATTGATGCCGCCTCGCGGCTGGTCGCCACCGTGGGCGTCGAGCATCTGGTGGTGGTCGAAACCGCCGATGCGGTGCTGGTGGCCAGCAAGGACCGGGTGCAGGAGGTCAAGGCCATTGTCGATCGGCTCAAGGCCAGCCACCGCCCGGAAGGCTCCATGCACCGCAAGGTCTATCGTCCCTGGGGCTGCTACGATTCAATCGATCTGGATGCGCGCTTTCAGGTCAAACGCATCATGGTCCGGCCCGGCGCCTGCATCTCCGCGCAGATGCACCACCACCGCGCCGAGCATTGGGTGGTGGTCAGCGGCACCGCTCGTGTTCACCGGGGCGACGAGGAGTTCCTGCTGACCGAAAATCAGTCCACCTACATTCCGGTCGGCGTCCAGCATCGCTTGACCAACCCCGGCAAGATTCCGCTGGAAATCATCGAGGTGCAATCGGGAAGTTATTTGGGCGAGGACGATATCGTCCGCTTCGAGGATGTGTACGGGCGCGGCAACGGCTAG
- a CDS encoding MFS transporter, translating into MRFYYPVFAVLFLDFGLSVGQFAVLNAVWAATIVCCEVPSGALADLVGRRALVVAAGAIMVVEIALLCFVPLGHPPLIFAAFLLNRVLSGLAEALASGADEALAYDSLKACGRAADWPKVLATLMRWNSLAFVAALALGAFVYDAAALQALLGGLGWEVALDPQTTMRFPLYLTLATALGAWWAALGMTEPDGRPARSDTWSATVGQALRATLGAGRWILATPFAWVIIAGGMLFDHLARLFVTLNSTYFRLIGLPDASFGLIGAGIALLGVALARLAPALSRRSPAFNFALLAVLCLLGLAGAALALPFGLGLVPVALIHGALLLTGYLVSHYLNAVTDSAQRATVLSFKGLVFNLGYGALGLLYAGLLAMLRDSAGSPMSEEGVFQASLPWLLGYGVVACLLFAVLVVVSGNGQLCGAGHRPAGSED; encoded by the coding sequence GTGCGCTTCTACTATCCCGTTTTCGCGGTGCTGTTCCTCGATTTTGGCCTGAGCGTCGGCCAGTTCGCCGTGCTGAACGCGGTCTGGGCCGCGACCATCGTGTGCTGCGAGGTGCCGTCCGGGGCACTGGCGGACCTGGTGGGGCGACGGGCGCTGGTGGTGGCGGCCGGGGCGATCATGGTGGTGGAAATCGCCCTGCTGTGCTTCGTGCCGCTGGGCCATCCTCCGCTGATCTTCGCCGCGTTCCTGCTCAACCGCGTCCTCAGCGGCCTGGCCGAGGCGCTGGCCAGCGGCGCCGACGAGGCACTGGCCTACGACAGCCTGAAGGCGTGCGGACGGGCGGCCGACTGGCCAAAAGTGCTGGCGACGCTGATGCGCTGGAACTCGCTGGCCTTCGTGGCGGCGCTGGCGCTGGGCGCGTTCGTGTACGACGCGGCGGCCCTGCAAGCATTGCTGGGCGGACTAGGCTGGGAGGTGGCGCTCGATCCGCAAACCACCATGCGTTTTCCGCTGTACCTGACGCTGGCGACCGCCCTCGGCGCATGGTGGGCGGCGCTGGGGATGACGGAACCGGATGGACGGCCAGCCCGCTCCGATACATGGTCGGCGACCGTGGGCCAGGCACTGCGCGCGACGCTGGGCGCCGGCCGCTGGATTCTGGCGACGCCGTTCGCCTGGGTGATCATCGCCGGCGGGATGCTGTTCGATCATCTCGCCCGGCTGTTCGTGACCCTGAACAGCACTTATTTCCGCCTGATCGGCCTGCCGGATGCCAGTTTTGGCCTGATCGGGGCCGGCATCGCCTTGCTCGGTGTCGCCTTGGCCCGGCTGGCGCCGGCCTTGAGCCGCCGTTCGCCCGCTTTCAATTTCGCGCTGCTCGCCGTGCTCTGCCTGCTGGGGCTGGCCGGCGCGGCGCTGGCACTGCCGTTCGGGCTGGGACTGGTGCCGGTGGCGCTGATCCACGGCGCGCTGCTGTTGACCGGCTATCTGGTCAGCCACTACCTCAACGCCGTCACCGATTCCGCCCAACGGGCGACGGTGCTGAGCTTCAAGGGGTTGGTGTTTAATCTGGGTTATGGCGCGCTCGGTCTGCTGTATGCGGGCCTTTTGGCGATGCTGCGCGACTCGGCTGGCTCGCCGATGAGCGAGGAAGGCGTGTTCCAGGCGTCCCTGCCCTGGCTGCTGGGCTATGGCGTGGTGGCCTGTCTGCTGTTCGCCGTACTGGTGGTGGTCTCAGGAAACGGACAATTATGTGGCGCCGGGCATCGTCCGGCCGGTTCCGAAGATTGA